The Phyllopteryx taeniolatus isolate TA_2022b chromosome 2, UOR_Ptae_1.2, whole genome shotgun sequence nucleotide sequence aaatgaaattgacacttttatactaagtccatgttagagagtcactctatataggtctaaatagccaaaatacaggaccttaaAATCACTGTTGATAATTGTGAGATTATTAAatatgatcagtgtcttcacatagatgaatattTATAGGGAATAACAATTAAAAGTAATAAGCAAATTTGTTACTGcaaaagtgtgtatcaaactggtagcccgcAATCAATACCCAAGAAATAGttctgtttcaaaaaggttaaTGACCCCTGGGTTAGAACATGACACAGAGAAAacctttgcttttctttttctttttttaacatcatgACTCCACAAATTCAAAGTACTCTAAACCAGCATCACTTCATGTGTCcactcaccagccacaacatgAAGTAAACTTGCGCAATCTTACAATATGGCCATTAGCATCTTGAGAAGAATTACCAAATGCTAAAGAGTGTaatatgaaaaacaaagcaGTTTGAGAGCCaaagacaaaatggaggacaaaCACTCGCCTGTATTTCATTCCAAATGTTTCCATTATGTAGGCAATCACTAAGGCAGCACTGAGGggtgggggaaagaaaaaaaaaagacattttaagagTTGCAGCTTAAACTCTCAATCCCCACGAGGctactttggggaaaaaaaaaaataatcgacattATACcgttttctgacatgttatggaccaaaccagtaccTGAATCATAATAGATTTTTCTGCcctgtttatttaaaataatgtgctgttttttaaataaagggatggaaattataTGAGAATATTTACTTATATTCAGTATTGAAAGTTCAAGGACTTGGACAATTTTAACTTAAACAAGTTCTCTAAAGGatgaatcaattatcaaaattgtCGATTAATTAGATAACTGATCAATTGATTCATTGTTAGTCCTCTAAAATGCTACCAtaggaaatagaaataaatcaaattcaCAACTGTACAACCTTGAGTGCAGTCACCATTTGACATTCCAATGTGCTTTAAttcacataaaatgacaacCGCACAAATTCATGCTGTCACACGAGGTtacaaatgaatgcaaaactgaacaaaaaaaaacagtacagtacCTTCTTGAGATTCCTGCATTACCGTGAACCAGTACCTTTCCTAAaacatgaggggaaaaaaaataatttaatttttcaAGGTTGTGCTGTCATTTAAGAACGTGCCCTCACCTCCTGTTGCTAAACAGCCATCAATAAATTCTTTAGTCTGGAGGCAGAAAACAAGCACCGAACTTTATGTCATGTCGTAAAAAGGTTGCCATGAGACCTGAATAGCGTTCCAACTCACCGTGGGAAAAAATCTTATGATATTTTCCACTGGATTGTCTGCAATATCCAACACAAGGTATCTGTAAAAATACACCAAGAGTCAGACAGGAACAAGAACGCACTACTGAATGAATTTACAATTCTTACCTAAATGTATGAGGGAAATTAGGTTTAATAAAATTGGCTTCAATGTCTTGGCGCACACACACGATGTGCGTGATGCCCTGTCTCTCCAGAACCTGCAGCTACCACCGCCAAACACAACAACATGTTATAACATTTTACATGCATTTTAGCAATGAATGCCACTGTGTAATAAAGAATTACCTTGCTTTTCATGGCAGCAGAGTAAGGACCTAAAAACAGTCCTGGTACTATTTCCTAACAAAACAAGAGAAAGACACAGGTACAATTTTGTGAATgatttaacatactgtatttaatcgcACTTGATTgtgcgggtgtacctaatgaggcatcgattgagtaagagtaaaatatattatacacAAAGTTAGGGATAAGGGTGGGCTACATgggcaaataaaaatatcttgatttattcTAAAATCTACTTTACGATAATGATGATTTGACAATGTCCTATTATAAAACGGTGTAAATATCTACTTGCTTCCCTGGGCATTTATGCGGGACATTGTTCaagaatactgtatgtcaatattTAACAACTAACTTCAAGTTATGTCCAGGCTGTATACAGGAGAATATGCCAAATCAATCAGGTGCGCACAATCATATTTTAGTTAAGcttttggtaaaaaataaataaataaataaataaatgtaaacaaatgtccaaaaattgagatatcaaaataaaaccctaattaaatattttaaaccaaataGACAAGTTTGTCACTACAGGCACACAGTGGCATACAAATCTGGCTAGAACACTGCAGAAAGAAATGTAGTTGATGGCGTTTTTTATGtcttgaaaacatttacttgtttttgtcatatagtACGTGTTTGCTAAATGACTCAGTGAGGGTTTTCTGTCtgttttgcagattttctcATCTTTTCTTTAGCAGAAGTCgtgaatggatggctggaaggATACTATATTCATCCCGTGAGGGAAATTATATTTACTAGCTTCATTAAATTTGAAAACCTTTCCACATGAATAGGTGTTTCTTATGaagagtgaaatggaaaaaagatcaAGCTTTACACTCACACACTTGTAATTTTGAAATGTGTGAGATGTCATAACCGGGGaatatttctctctctttttttaaaattcccgGTGACAAGTTTAGTAACTGATACTGGTAATACAGTACAGCGTTCAAATAAGCAGTGGGTGATCAGTGACACGGGATAGTGAAATACGGTATTTTCTTACAAACAGCTGCGGCAGGAGTAGGGCTATGCAAGCTAGCTCTTTCATCAGCCTCACCAGCAGCTGGGATGACTATGAgtacacagttttctttgttaatgttatccaaaatgaataaatcctccAGTAAATATACGATCGTAACAGCGccgtctattctcttcatttcgcTTTGAAACTGGCCGCGTTTGGGAAGCCAGTACATACATCGGTGGCCTGTGTCACTTTCCTGTtgcccaacaacaacaaaaaactatacATGCGTTCCACTGATGTAAGTTGTTTCATTTCACCAACTTGTTAAGCTGCTAAACTCCTGAAAAGATTGCTCGGCTTGCTACTTTGAGAGTGAGAGTTTATTTTGCTTGCCACCGAGTGACATGACTGAATCATGTGCGCAGATGCCGTCCATGCACCCGTTTGGTTATTTTCTTTTAGAGACAGTATGAATACTTGATTATGTACAATTGCACATCATTAAAGCATCGTTCAGATTGTaccagaattatctttatttgcaaagtctgtcaaaaacacaccaggaatttgtctccggtagttggagccgctctaggaTGACAACAGCCAGCCACTATgataaaatatacttttaggacatgaaaacacactacggagagtcactgatcaatgaaaggttaccagtaatgtggtaatgctgatacaatggcacttgtgcaaatgatgcagagtcctcaagcaatttagagcagtgtgAAGTGACAAATACTACAGTGACAACTGTGCAATGGTGCAGAGTCTTCAAGCaatgtaagcagtttaaagccactagtcgtgcgataatctggaacagtgacaattgtgcagcTAGTTATCAAGCACATAAGTGGCCATTCTTGGTCAACAACACATAGGCTAATAgtgactactacagtgagtgcgcAAATAATGTAGTAGTGTCTTAGCAGAgtaattggcagcatgttacaatggaattgtaagtcaactgtttacTGATATACATCGTCCACCCCTAACCCTATATTGGACTTCGAGAGGAAACTTAAAAggtaaacatttgaatgcaccTGTCCAACTTTTCAGTGTTTGAGTACCTTttacacaacttgctgttctctaatcaggagctgaatggcaacatTCACAACAATAATTTTACAGGTCTCAAAGTGATGACATACACTTTCAAAATCAAGTAATTGGTAagcctgtatattttttttaagggtagGCTAATATTATTAGATGGCGTTGAGccaattacaattaaaacaaatataagaGGCCTCTAGTTCCAAatgattatacagtatatatatatatatatatatatgtatttgtttcctcaaggcgagggttcactgtattatgacagttaaaaatgccGTGATGGCCGCTGTTTGATCTTGGAACGAATGAGTCCCATTTCCGTTGTTTCCTATGGCAACATTATCTTTCAAATCCGTCCTGGAGATTCCACTGCAAATCAAACCTACTTGCAAAATCACTTTGACTCATACAGCCATGCTGTAGCACAAATATTTGCAGCAACTACGAGCTATAAGGATGAAATGTAATGTTTGACATTTGAATAGCTATTCGCTAGAAGACCAGTAAAACACTGGCGGGTGATAAAAACAGTTAATGGCAGTTGAACGTACCTGCATTTCACGTCTCATTGGATAGGCCCAGTcctgtgaaaacaaaatatttaaattatttacaaaCGTGGAACTAAAGAGTCTTTGTCCGTGGGAACGACAGTCCTACGTGACGTACTAATGCTAACAAGCTAGGCTAGTGGTCGCTAACTCAGAATAGAAAGGTTAATTTGACAAGACTACATTTTGACAATATGCGACGCGCGTGATACAATTAAAGGGTCGTCGTCCCGCAAAAGTgacacatttgcacacacacagttcatttattttgtgtttcgcGACGGTTAGCTGTGGTTAGCCAGCCGTCCAGAACCCACCAGGAGCTCCTCCTTGGTGGAAGGCAGAGACGGAAACTGGACCTTCGTCTCCTCGTCCATTCCGCTGAGGCGTTCGGCCAACGCTCGCCGGGCTCGGTTCGGCTCGACGCGTCCCGATTTGGCTCTTGTCTCTCGGGCGGGGTTAGCTGGACAGTCGATGTAATTCGTCGCCAGCCTCCGCATGCATGTCCGCCATGCTGTTTCCCCTGACACTCAGAGAGGGTCACATGACCACGCGGACGGCGGACGGGGCGTGTGAGGTGAACGACAAAATAGAGAAACAGTGACATCTGCAGGTAAAGGTTGGAAGTGCACAGAAGCGACACCCAATTATAAAATGATCTTTGACGTCAAACTGGAAAGACAAGTGTTGTTTTTACCCTCGTTCttctatttatttctttggCAAGTGTTATGTAATTACTATGTACACTGACGGCGCTTGTGTAATAATATTGAATGTCAATTATTGAATCCCGCGTCAAGGTCGGTGATTTTAAtcaacatcatttaaaaaaatagacaaaaaaacaacttgtgtGCAAACTTGTGCTCAAAGGCAACATTAGTGTTTAAAAACGGGAAGTTGGGCCTGGTTATTTGTtgatgagataaaaaaaaaagagtaaaatgtgtttgtaaaatatgaaacaaactatttcaacaacaaaaccataatacattcaaattgtattgttttatacaGTGAATGCATTGTAATATCTGAACTGGGCCGTCAAGTGCGGGGCCAGTTGTTTGAAGGAACATTTCACCTGAAAGAGCCAAGGGACATTTATGCAAGGTCATTGGCTCAAGTCAGGGAGACTGCGTGAGCTGTAGCAGAGAGTAGCTCTTGTATGAATGTGCATTCTGTTCGCGATCATGGGAATAAAGCGACTGCAAGGCATCggctgtatacagtataatttacAGGGTGGGTCAAAAGTAGGTACACAGTGTTCCCCCGCCTATTCACAGTTTGCTACTCCTTTCACCTATTcacttccatccttccttccttcacatctgtattttatttataatgtacATCATTACATCCACAACTTAAGTGCTGCAGTAGCCTCTTAAACTCACTAGATAGAAGCAAGTGACCGCTTTTGACACATGCACCAGCTTCCCGTGTATCACACAGTGTCTATACTCAGCCTGCCATGTGGTGTCTGTGGGGAAGCCATGTTGGATGTTGATTGCTTGCAGCACTTTCTGTACTACTGTCTCCTacgcccatccattttctgtaacacctcattagggtcgcgggtgtgctggagcctacctcagctgactctaggcgaggggcggggtacaccctgaactggtcgccagcggatcgcagggcacatctaaacaaagaactattcacactcacattcacacctaaggacaagtTATAATTTTCATTGAACCTAagatccatgtttttggaatgtgggaggaagccggagtacccggagaaaacccacacaggcacagggagaacatgcaaactccacacagaagggcCTGAGTCGAGATTGACCACATGCCCCACTGTGGCTTCTCCAGTATGTtgctacatttattattatttttttaagctatactgaaaagaaaaaaaacaacaactatgtgAATAGAGTATAACATTGCAAGAAAAATTATAACATTATTAGGGAAATGTAAATTTGCAAGGAAattgtcataattttatgaaaataaagtcctAATTTCATAAGGAAaaactgtaatattacaaggaaaagttTAATTTTATGATAAACAAAATGGCAATATCGGAATAAAGTcccaatattatgagaaaaaaggtAAAATATGAGAAGAAAGTCATAAAATGGAAAGTCTAAGAGCATAGCAttgcaattttatgagaataatgaTTTATTACACaagaaaaaatagaaaagtgtataatattatgaggaaaaattgttgtaatattaattcatccatccatccattttcaacaccgcttatcctggttagggtcgcgggacactggagcctatcccagctgacttcgggcgaaaggcggactacaccctgaactggtcgccagtcagtcgcagggcaatattaattcatccatccatccatccattttctgagccgcttctcctcactagggtcgcgggcgtgctggagcctatcccagctgtcatcgggcaggaggcggggtacaccctgaactggttgccagccaatcgcagggcacatcgaaacaaacaaccattcgcactcacagtcatgcctacgggcaatttagagtctccaattaatgcatgtttttgggatgtgggaggaaaccggagtgcccggagaaaacccacgcaggcacggggagaacatgcaaactccacacaggcggggacggggattgaaccccgcacctcagaactgtgaggctgacgctctaaccagtcggccaccgtgccgcgcaatATTAATTCATAAAGGCTAAATATTTAAAGGACAAtgtcataaatataaaatgaaataagtAACGTTATAATTCCATGAGGAAATGTTTCAATATTGCcaggaatatttttttatttcattagaaAAGAAATTGTAATTTGAGAAAGAAAGTCACACTATTAGGAGAAAAAGACAACATATGAGAAAGACAAATATACATGGAAAAGTCAGTTTTAAGAGcctaacattttaatttaatgaggaaaaagttaAGATATTATGAAGAATGTCCCACTTTTTATGAGAACAAAGTcgaaatatacaaataaaaaagtcttGACGACACAAGAACACATTTTAGAATTTTACTCTATTTGTCTAATAGCAGAAACTGATTTGCTACCATTTTGTGGAATGTACAAGaaactacaaaaatgtttgtttgggtgTCAATTCCAGATTTTGTCTATTCTTAGCAGTGTTTGGTCAtcaaaaaaaagatgcaaaagtGAAGCAGGATTTAGAGCagtagttctcaaactttttacaccaaataccatctcaaaaaatatttagatCACCAAGCGAAGTtttctaaaatgttactttaagcCACCGTAATATTATACACAGTTAAGCAGAAATTATAgcgaaataaatgtttaaaaacaaccaagtctttaaacatcaaatgcaattgtacagtatttaaaagttaaataaaactcaaccgtacttaacaaatgtactgtgccggattaaaaaaaaattaattcaggGATTCTGTTGCgtaccaccagagggagcctGTGTACCACTAATGGTACTCGTACCCTACTTTGAGAACCCTTACTTTCGAGGATTTTATTAGCAGTTATTCCATTTTATATTTGACCGAGTTGCTAGTGAGATGTTTCTCGCTCCACAGAAATCCATGTACCATACACACATGATAAACTGTAACTTGATTGCAACCAGCTCATGGCATTAGATTAGACAAAAAAACAGAGCTGTCAAAAGCCAATGTAGCGCCCTAAGCGAGATATTATACGTGCCCCCCTCCATCGGTGATTTACATTCGCTTTTTACCATTGTCTTTCATTTATAAGATAACATGTCACACAATTTAATATATGAAATAGAacattctcttcatttcattattatataattactGACAAACAGATGTGACTCGCTGTTGTGACACTTGACAAACTTGACAAACCAAGATTTGCAACAACTTGACCTCcctttcttccattttctcttcttttttttcccttccttgtGCTCTGGATAGTATTGGTCGTTTTGACATGTTTACAAAGTTCTATGGGGGTCACATCAATAAATTTGCCCATCCCCACAGAGAGGGCGAGCAGGTACCGATCAGCCGGAGGAGGGAGTTGCCTATTTGGTATtataatttgtaataatattggTATTATAATTAGTACCAGTATTAAAGTATTATCTTATGGGCATTGGTTTAAATTTGAATCTATGTTGGCGTTTCCATGTTAAGAGTTAGTTGTCAAGTAattagaaatacagtatgtgcagctTCCCCACTTCATCCATGGATTTTACCCAAGGATCAAGCAACGTTTTCCGTTTGTCTCCTTGTATTTTGAAATTCGGTGTAAGTTTGGCAGTtcataaatcagaatcagaatcagaatcatctttatttgccaagtatgtccaaaaaacacacaaggaatttgtctccggtagttggagacgTTTAATTCCTTCTATTAGGCACTCGCAATGAATTAAGCGTGATGGGTGCTTTTGCATTTGAATTAGATTTAGGATTTTGAGAAAAACCTATGAAAATAACACAAGAAAATGTGCTAGTAATAACAGAAATATAATAGACACATTTACGATATCTATCACCTCAAGTTCCAGCCTTAGAATTGCTAATCTTTCACATTTCTCAACAACAAATGAGACTGTTACTGTTGCTTTaacttttgagttcaaaattaaccaatttaTGTACTTACATGGTCTTATTACCCTTTAATATGACATATTTCCCTTCAAGTTAGATTCTTTCAACTGTATTTCTCAATtatggaatttttttattttcatatatcaTTTAAGTGCAGCTACCAtcataaaatttgaaatatacAGCAACATAACCCGGGCACTCAGGAGTTAATTGAGCGCAGGTGAAACCACGTGAGTGCTGCTGTACTTCGggtatcttttgtttttttgcataaagTGGCCaccacatcccacaatgcaatgtaaaAGTTGCACAGCATTGTGGGAGGTGGTTGCCATTTAGGGCTAGCAGTAACCACAGTaaacatcaaaattactgtacccaaaaagcaaaacactgcaCAGTGATTTGCTTTGCGAAACCACTATTATTTCATCGTCATAAATTGTTTCCCTCTATTTcagtattgtacagtatttatttttaagcacaCAATGATCAAAATAAGGTAACTATAACATCTTTCTgcggctggaacagattaattgcatttttattaatttcaaaGGGAAAGATTACCTCTGGTTGCAAATGTTTCGGTTCAAGAATGGTGTCAGAGAAGAAAGTTAATTCGTAaccagaggttccactgtaattactgtatagtGAAGGTGaattttcaacagtttttttgATATCCCCTTGAGGCCACGGCGCCCTTAGCAGCTGCCGGCCCTGCATAAACTGGTACAATGGAGGAGGTTGGTGCTGATTTTTAATTGGAGGGATGAAATAATGGTGTGCCCCTTAATTGTgtttattgctttatttttttggagggggtccGTCCCCTGGCTGACTGTGAGGAGGCACGCCATAAATCCTGCCTCATTAAGGACACAGAACATTAAACGTCAGACCACTTATGAGTCAGGTCTGTTCAACAGAGTATACTCAGAAAATAAATCATGACTAACTTGATTGATTCATAGCTTCTTCTTTTTACCCAAATCACCTCATACCTGTCTCATACAATCAACCCCTAGAGTCCATTCACTTGCACACTAATGGCAGCAGATCCAATGTGATGTCTGTCCATTCAGGAGAATTGCTCTTCTCCCAGGTCAGGTAACATGTTTTCTTTGCCTGGcagagttgtttgtttatgtaacTTAACACCTGAAATACAATTGTAGCTACCGAATATGGCAGGAACAGGAACATAGAACAACAAAATTGCCTGAATTCTTCTCTCTCGTCACATAACATGTCTGTGTTGATGGTCAGAGTTCACAGGGATATATTAATTACATAACTTCACACTTC carries:
- the styx gene encoding serine/threonine/tyrosine-interacting protein isoform X1; protein product: MRRLATNYIDCPANPARETRAKSGRVEPNRARRALAERLSGMDEETKVQFPSLPSTKEELLDWAYPMRREMQEIVPGLFLGPYSAAMKSKLQVLERQGITHIVCVRQDIEANFIKPNFPHTFRYLVLDIADNPVENIIRFFPTTKEFIDGCLATGGKVLVHGNAGISRSAALVIAYIMETFGMKYREAFNHIQERRFCINPNLGFVHQLQEYEAIYLAKLTIKMMSPMQLGRSFLQGGMPGSRKRSLEEDDDFGAMQVTAAQNG
- the styx gene encoding serine/threonine/tyrosine-interacting protein isoform X2 yields the protein MRRLATNYIDCPANPARETRAKSGRVEPNRARRALAERLSGMDEETKVQFPSLPSTKEELLDWAYPMRREMQEIVPGLFLGPYSAAMKSKLQVLERQGITHIVCVRQDIEANFIKPNFPHTFRYLVLDIADNPVENIIRFFPTTKEFIDGCLATGGKVLVHGNAGISRREAFNHIQERRFCINPNLGFVHQLQEYEAIYLAKLTIKMMSPMQLGRSFLQGGMPGSRKRSLEEDDDFGAMQVTAAQNG